A section of the Candidatus Thioglobus autotrophicus genome encodes:
- a CDS encoding glycosyltransferase family 2 protein: MYKISAYIITYNEIDKITDCINSVLWVDEIIVIDSHSTDGTTEIAEKLGCKVIHIPFEGYGKLRNEAIKHCSGEWILSLDSDERCTTEFRDEVMHITENSNYDIYKVPRKNYFMGRWIRHSGWYPNFRQPQLFRNGKMSYTLDPVHEGYVKNSNKDVQTTRSFIWQFPFKNTEEIMHKANRYSTLGARKLNSKGTVGSVNKAFFHGLWAFIKHYIFKFGFLDGGAGFVIAFGNFEGTFYRYLKLSEIQFKWEKPPTINPINKAS, from the coding sequence ATGTATAAAATATCTGCCTATATTATTACTTACAATGAAATTGATAAAATCACTGACTGTATTAACAGTGTTTTATGGGTAGATGAAATTATTGTTATTGATTCTCATAGTACTGATGGTACCACTGAAATAGCTGAAAAATTGGGGTGCAAAGTCATTCATATTCCATTTGAAGGGTATGGGAAACTTAGAAATGAGGCAATTAAACACTGCTCAGGCGAATGGATTCTAAGCTTGGACTCTGATGAGAGGTGCACAACAGAGTTTCGTGACGAGGTCATGCATATCACGGAAAATAGCAACTATGATATTTACAAAGTGCCTAGAAAGAATTACTTTATGGGTCGGTGGATAAGACACTCCGGTTGGTACCCCAACTTTAGACAACCACAACTCTTTCGCAATGGAAAAATGTCTTACACTTTGGATCCTGTCCATGAAGGGTATGTTAAAAATAGTAACAAAGATGTTCAAACTACTAGAAGCTTTATCTGGCAGTTCCCCTTCAAGAACACCGAAGAAATTATGCATAAAGCCAATCGATATTCAACATTAGGCGCAAGAAAATTAAATTCAAAAGGTACTGTAGGTAGCGTTAATAAGGCTTTCTTTCACGGTCTCTGGGCTTTTATAAAGCACTATATTTTTAAATTTGGATTCTTAGATGGCGGTGCAGGGTTTGTTATTGCCTTTGGTAATTTTGAAGGAACTTTTTACCGATATCTTAAACTGTCAGAAATACAATTCAAATGGGAAAAACCTCCAACAATAAATCCTATTAACAAGGCTAGTTAG